A genomic segment from Leptospira fainei serovar Hurstbridge str. BUT 6 encodes:
- a CDS encoding NAD(P)/FAD-dependent oxidoreductase — protein MPNNKKIKKKVVVIGAGFGGLQAIKKLSKDENLDITVIDKKNHHLFQPLLYQVATAVLSPADIAIPTRSLVGDNENVTVYLGEVDRIDIKERKVYFQDHSEDYDFLILAAGARTSYFGNDHWKRYTTGLKSLKDALEIRTKLLLSFERAELEEDKEIAKSLLNYVIIGGGPTGVELAGSIAELSHEIVRNEFHRIDPALSKITLIEASPRLLMAFHPNLSEFAKTRLEKRGVEVLIGTKVINIDEEGVHLDGRTIRCSNIIWAAGVQANAISQALGVPLDRTGRVMVDEFCNIEGHPEVFVIGDIANFTKNLERPLPGVSPVAMQQGRYVASLIFGDLKGKKRSAFKYVDKGSMATIGRQDAVAQVGLWRMKGFFGWAAWLFVHLFYQVGFKNKVSILITWFWSYLTFRAEARLIQDEVGSDGIPNPTAKEKRS, from the coding sequence ATGCCCAATAACAAAAAGATAAAAAAGAAAGTAGTGGTAATCGGCGCCGGATTCGGGGGATTGCAGGCGATAAAAAAACTCTCCAAAGATGAAAATCTAGACATCACCGTAATTGATAAAAAAAACCATCATTTATTCCAACCTTTGCTTTATCAAGTTGCGACCGCAGTTTTAAGTCCTGCGGATATTGCGATTCCCACCCGCTCCCTGGTCGGCGATAACGAAAACGTCACCGTTTATCTAGGAGAAGTCGACAGAATCGATATTAAAGAACGGAAAGTTTATTTCCAAGATCATTCGGAGGATTATGATTTTCTAATCCTCGCCGCCGGCGCTCGCACTAGCTACTTCGGAAACGATCATTGGAAAAGATACACCACCGGCTTAAAAAGTTTAAAGGACGCGCTTGAGATCCGGACGAAATTGCTTCTTTCCTTCGAGCGTGCGGAATTGGAAGAAGATAAGGAGATTGCCAAGTCCCTACTCAATTACGTAATCATCGGCGGCGGCCCGACAGGGGTGGAGCTCGCCGGATCCATCGCCGAACTATCTCACGAGATCGTACGGAACGAGTTTCATAGGATAGACCCGGCCTTATCTAAAATTACTTTAATCGAAGCTTCTCCACGATTATTGATGGCGTTCCATCCGAATCTGAGCGAGTTCGCTAAAACCCGTTTAGAAAAGAGAGGAGTCGAAGTTCTAATCGGAACAAAGGTAATCAATATCGATGAGGAGGGCGTACATTTAGACGGGCGCACGATTCGCTGCTCGAATATCATTTGGGCCGCCGGGGTGCAGGCAAACGCGATCAGTCAAGCGTTGGGTGTTCCGCTGGATCGGACCGGGCGCGTAATGGTCGATGAATTCTGTAATATCGAAGGCCATCCGGAAGTGTTCGTGATCGGTGATATCGCCAACTTTACCAAAAATTTGGAACGGCCTTTGCCGGGAGTCTCTCCCGTCGCGATGCAGCAAGGACGTTATGTGGCGTCTTTGATTTTTGGGGATCTGAAAGGAAAGAAGAGATCCGCCTTTAAATATGTTGATAAGGGAAGTATGGCCACAATCGGCAGGCAGGATGCGGTCGCGCAAGTCGGGCTTTGGAGAATGAAAGGGTTTTTCGGATGGGCTGCTTGGTTATTCGTGCATTTGTTTTATCAGGTCGGCTTTAAAAATAAGGTCTCGATATTAATTACTTGGTTTTGGTCCTATCTCACTTTCCGAGCGGAAGCTCGACTGATCCAAGACGAAGTAGGATCGGACGGAATTCCTAACCCTACTGCGAAAGAGAAGAGATCGTAA
- a CDS encoding SRPBCC family protein, protein MDTRSIIKEFRYEYPLEKVWSAVTVNEELIHWLADKVTGRPKIGATFSWTWNLGPEGELTSKGIYKKIVPFQELVLEWQDHPAGAIELKLEFERDGDEATILRLTNSGYPAGEKFEHWIEAASEGWDEESMHLLEYLSRN, encoded by the coding sequence ATGGACACAAGAAGCATAATTAAGGAATTTCGATACGAATATCCTTTGGAAAAAGTATGGAGCGCCGTCACGGTGAACGAGGAACTCATTCATTGGCTCGCGGATAAGGTGACTGGCCGGCCCAAGATAGGCGCTACTTTTTCTTGGACTTGGAATCTAGGTCCGGAAGGAGAGCTAACATCCAAGGGAATATACAAGAAAATCGTTCCGTTCCAAGAATTGGTTTTGGAATGGCAGGATCATCCCGCCGGCGCGATCGAGCTGAAATTGGAATTTGAGCGAGACGGAGATGAGGCAACGATTCTTCGCTTAACGAATTCCGGATATCCTGCGGGGGAAAAATTCGAACATTGGATTGAAGCGGCCTCCGAAGGATGGGACGAGGAAAGTATGCATTTACTGGAGTACTTGAGCCGTAATTGA
- a CDS encoding DUF1574 domain-containing protein produces MSERKIESEEIQNFLTKPYLFYPVLLFLFVFLVDKLFFLEKVRDYLKTEFTYIYYDVKQDLLKELIREYGSGAREKPKKKLVVLMGSSRMLYFKNQEILDFYPDWDVYNFSSAVTTPAYYLYFLERMTEGGVKPDLLVMEADPFQFNANSTTFKKSNLANSFDLRFILSHAWDLGRENVNYYLGNTLFGVSKNKPYLSNVVNRLTNQKFEMAELIKKMTIDSLYKDKGNAFAPAGAFVERDFGKLEDSSIRTIGWIYPKYAPSEMQFKFYEDILSLVKENRIPTLVVRPEVSLPLEKLLAELKIPAPWWERILPINASYGIPFLDMAEAKDYDCNAFADSGHMAVDCYRPFLRFIRLHDPDSSQ; encoded by the coding sequence GTGTCCGAGCGGAAAATTGAATCCGAGGAAATTCAGAATTTCCTCACGAAACCGTATCTATTCTATCCCGTACTCCTTTTTTTATTCGTATTCTTAGTGGATAAGCTTTTCTTTTTGGAAAAGGTTCGAGACTACTTAAAAACCGAATTCACATACATTTACTACGACGTTAAGCAGGATCTGTTAAAAGAACTGATTCGCGAATACGGGAGCGGGGCCCGGGAAAAACCCAAGAAGAAATTAGTCGTGCTGATGGGTTCATCCCGGATGCTTTATTTTAAGAACCAGGAAATTTTGGATTTTTATCCGGACTGGGACGTTTACAATTTTTCTTCGGCGGTCACAACTCCGGCCTATTATCTTTATTTTTTGGAGAGAATGACGGAGGGGGGCGTTAAACCGGACCTCTTGGTTATGGAAGCGGACCCTTTCCAATTCAATGCGAATAGCACGACCTTTAAAAAATCCAATCTTGCCAATAGTTTCGATCTGAGATTTATTCTTTCTCACGCTTGGGATCTCGGTCGGGAAAACGTAAATTACTATCTCGGAAATACTCTCTTCGGAGTGAGCAAAAACAAGCCGTATCTTTCCAACGTAGTGAATCGACTCACGAATCAAAAGTTCGAGATGGCGGAACTCATTAAAAAAATGACGATCGATTCCTTATACAAGGATAAGGGTAATGCCTTCGCCCCTGCCGGCGCGTTCGTGGAACGCGATTTCGGAAAATTGGAGGATAGCTCCATTCGTACGATCGGCTGGATTTACCCCAAGTATGCTCCTTCCGAAATGCAATTTAAGTTTTACGAAGATATTCTTTCTCTCGTAAAAGAAAACCGGATACCTACGCTCGTCGTTCGTCCCGAAGTATCCCTTCCTCTGGAAAAACTTTTGGCTGAATTAAAAATTCCCGCTCCGTGGTGGGAGAGAATTCTGCCGATCAACGCTTCCTACGGGATTCCATTTCTGGATATGGCCGAGGCAAAGGATTATGATTGTAATGCGTTTGCGGACAGCGGTCATATGGCCGTCGATTGCTATCGTCCCTTTTTGAGATTTATCCGACTTCACGATCCTGATTCATCACAATAA
- a CDS encoding AAA family ATPase: protein MEPKSLQMENNSLIESDLVFAKDTLDKIREELSREITGQDAVVRSLLLSLTCQGHVLLEGMPGLAKTLLAKSLSAALDLDFKRVQFTPDLLPADLVGTVVFNPKDGDFRTRKGPIFTGILLADEINRAPAKVQSALLECMEERTVTIGENTFPLERPFLVLATENPIDQDGTYPLPEAQTDRFFMKVLVDYPAMNEELAILEQHGRLSPGEKRIRKVAGSREILKLSSLVDKVHVEPKLKSYIVRLVRNTRPEEKTIPDLLPYVKHGASPRASLSLLKAAKARALWEGRDYVIPEDVKASLPEILRHRILLTFEAISEEVGIESVIQTVSEATQVL from the coding sequence ATGGAGCCAAAATCCCTGCAAATGGAAAATAATTCCTTAATCGAATCGGACTTAGTTTTCGCAAAAGATACACTGGATAAAATTCGGGAGGAACTTTCGCGTGAGATCACGGGACAAGATGCGGTCGTTCGCAGCTTATTACTTTCCTTAACTTGTCAAGGCCACGTACTTTTGGAGGGGATGCCAGGTCTCGCAAAGACACTCTTGGCCAAGTCCTTGTCCGCAGCCTTGGACTTGGATTTTAAGAGAGTTCAATTCACTCCTGACTTACTTCCTGCCGATTTAGTCGGGACCGTGGTATTCAATCCGAAAGACGGGGATTTTAGAACTCGAAAAGGTCCGATCTTTACCGGGATTCTTTTAGCGGACGAGATTAACCGAGCTCCAGCCAAAGTTCAGTCCGCCTTATTGGAATGCATGGAAGAAAGAACAGTGACGATCGGAGAGAATACGTTTCCGTTGGAGCGCCCGTTTCTTGTTCTCGCTACCGAAAATCCGATCGATCAGGACGGGACTTATCCGTTGCCCGAAGCCCAGACGGATCGATTTTTCATGAAAGTTCTGGTGGATTATCCCGCAATGAACGAAGAGCTGGCTATTTTGGAGCAGCATGGTCGCTTATCACCAGGCGAAAAGCGAATTCGGAAAGTGGCTGGATCTAGGGAAATTCTTAAACTGTCCTCTTTAGTGGACAAAGTGCATGTGGAGCCGAAATTAAAAAGTTATATCGTAAGATTGGTTCGTAATACCCGTCCGGAGGAAAAAACGATTCCGGATCTGCTCCCGTACGTGAAACACGGAGCGTCGCCCCGGGCAAGTCTCAGTCTATTAAAAGCCGCGAAAGCTCGCGCACTCTGGGAAGGCAGGGATTACGTAATTCCGGAGGATGTGAAAGCTTCTCTGCCGGAGATTCTTCGCCATAGAATTCTTCTCACATTCGAAGCCATTTCCGAGGAAGTCGGAATCGAGTCCGTGATCCAAACGGTTTCGGAGGCCACGCAGGTCTTATAA
- a CDS encoding LIC20035 family adhesin has product MKRIVILFFAAAILARCSSLNIAENKGKDQEFQILDPNLRVEKFKETFNLKAEGPVTLDCSGKPCTPDLVSALTPDQIKKLKRNGTWKEYAEKEDANKKKFSVLARVGDYKDDKREGIWKTLYETGETLRETPYAAGLKEGEEKKLTKDGTQTESTVYKADKKNGPYWSKSEKGFLLEEGAYADDKKVGTWKEYYAEDGAKKSVTDYKNGQKSGHETNYQKDGNTLSSEGNYAEDLKIGNWKSYYDNGQVQADGAYAPKGTGADRKSLRTGPWKEYYKNGKVFAEGQRDHTRKGDWKFYWSNGNVAYKGAMSNEFMMSSAEAYDKEGQMIGKGKMSFSILLIDDKNDELNAKFRPDLPFTYYKNGKKSFDIIDENRAIEYDESGAKLGEGPIMVGTNAKNGCWSTPQGKKYFINGKENSKMGEMQNCK; this is encoded by the coding sequence ATGAAACGTATTGTAATTCTCTTTTTCGCCGCGGCGATTCTCGCTCGGTGCTCTTCACTTAACATTGCGGAAAATAAAGGCAAAGACCAGGAGTTCCAGATTTTGGATCCGAATCTGCGAGTAGAAAAGTTTAAAGAAACATTCAACTTAAAAGCCGAAGGCCCCGTTACTCTCGATTGTTCCGGCAAACCCTGCACGCCCGATCTAGTCTCGGCCCTGACTCCGGATCAAATTAAGAAACTGAAACGGAACGGAACATGGAAAGAATACGCGGAGAAGGAAGACGCTAATAAAAAGAAATTCAGCGTGCTCGCTCGCGTCGGCGACTATAAGGACGATAAGCGGGAAGGAATTTGGAAAACTCTTTACGAAACCGGAGAAACGTTGCGGGAAACTCCTTATGCAGCCGGTTTAAAAGAGGGTGAAGAAAAGAAACTGACGAAAGACGGCACTCAAACGGAGAGCACGGTATATAAAGCCGATAAGAAGAACGGACCATACTGGTCTAAATCCGAGAAAGGGTTTCTTTTGGAAGAGGGCGCTTATGCCGACGATAAGAAGGTCGGCACATGGAAAGAATATTACGCTGAAGACGGGGCCAAAAAATCCGTGACCGATTATAAGAACGGACAAAAGAGCGGCCACGAAACCAATTATCAGAAGGACGGTAACACCCTTTCTTCCGAAGGCAATTATGCCGAGGATCTAAAGATCGGGAACTGGAAGAGCTACTACGATAACGGGCAGGTTCAGGCGGATGGCGCGTATGCTCCGAAGGGCACCGGCGCGGACAGAAAATCGCTTAGGACCGGCCCCTGGAAAGAATATTACAAAAATGGAAAGGTTTTCGCGGAAGGCCAAAGGGATCATACGCGCAAAGGAGATTGGAAATTCTATTGGAGTAACGGAAACGTCGCCTACAAGGGAGCGATGTCGAACGAATTCATGATGTCGTCGGCGGAAGCATACGATAAAGAGGGACAAATGATCGGAAAAGGAAAGATGAGTTTCTCCATCCTTCTTATCGACGATAAAAACGACGAATTGAATGCGAAGTTTCGTCCGGATCTTCCGTTCACATATTATAAAAACGGCAAGAAGAGTTTCGATATCATCGATGAAAACAGAGCCATCGAATACGATGAATCCGGGGCTAAATTGGGAGAAGGTCCTATCATGGTCGGGACGAATGCCAAGAACGGATGTTGGTCCACGCCGCAGGGGAAAAAATATTTCATCAACGGTAAGGAAAACTCCAAAATGGGAGAAATGCAGAATTGTAAATAA
- the ald gene encoding alanine dehydrogenase, which translates to MKIGILKELKVAENRVCMTPAGAEILRHNGHEVLVEEGAGQKSGFTDLEYSEHGSKIAKKREEIFKEADILLHVKEPQPSEYDLIRKDQILFTFLHLAASEELTKALIKTKSICFAYETVQKTDGSLPLLTPMSEIAGRMAAQEGAKYLEMTYGGNGVLLGGVPGVEPGVVVIIGAGVVGTNAAKIAAGLGARVYILDTNVERLRHLSEIMPKNCITVKSTPSEIRKLIRIADVVIGAVLLPGAKAPRLITKDMLSTMKAGAVLLDVSIDQGGCFETSKPTTHENPTYIIDSIVHYSVANMPGAVPKTSTLALTNATLPYILEIANKGWRRAVLENHEISLGANIIQGNITYKAVSEAFGMDYVSAESMAK; encoded by the coding sequence ATGAAGATAGGAATTTTGAAAGAACTCAAAGTCGCAGAAAATCGAGTCTGTATGACACCCGCCGGCGCGGAGATCTTAAGGCATAACGGTCACGAGGTACTCGTGGAGGAAGGAGCCGGACAGAAAAGCGGCTTTACGGATCTGGAATATTCCGAGCACGGATCGAAAATCGCGAAAAAGCGGGAGGAGATTTTTAAAGAAGCGGATATTTTATTGCATGTGAAGGAGCCGCAGCCTTCCGAATACGACCTGATCCGAAAGGATCAAATATTATTTACGTTTTTGCATTTGGCCGCTTCGGAAGAACTTACAAAGGCGCTCATCAAAACTAAGTCGATCTGCTTCGCTTATGAAACGGTTCAAAAGACGGACGGTTCCCTACCTTTGCTGACCCCGATGAGCGAAATCGCCGGAAGGATGGCGGCTCAAGAGGGTGCGAAATATTTGGAAATGACTTATGGAGGAAACGGAGTTCTTCTTGGAGGAGTCCCGGGTGTGGAACCGGGAGTAGTGGTCATCATCGGTGCGGGAGTCGTCGGAACCAATGCGGCCAAGATTGCTGCAGGATTGGGAGCGAGAGTTTATATCTTGGATACTAACGTAGAGAGATTGCGTCATTTATCCGAAATCATGCCGAAGAATTGTATCACGGTAAAATCGACTCCCTCGGAAATTCGAAAGTTGATTCGAATCGCGGACGTGGTTATCGGAGCCGTTCTATTACCCGGCGCTAAGGCTCCTAGGTTGATCACGAAAGATATGCTTTCGACGATGAAAGCAGGAGCCGTGCTTTTGGATGTTTCCATAGACCAAGGCGGGTGTTTTGAAACCTCGAAGCCGACCACTCACGAGAACCCGACTTATATAATCGATTCCATCGTTCATTACTCCGTGGCGAACATGCCCGGCGCGGTTCCAAAAACTTCCACATTGGCTCTCACGAATGCGACACTCCCATACATATTAGAAATTGCGAATAAAGGATGGAGACGAGCGGTCCTTGAAAATCACGAAATATCGCTCGGAGCGAATATCATTCAAGGAAATATCACGTACAAAGCGGTTTCGGAAGCGTTCGGAATGGATTATGTTTCTGCAGAGTCGATGGCAAAATAG
- a CDS encoding GGDEF domain-containing protein, translated as MRNPEDEMNSKDQEIERLKKLVELYERISKLGEQELKEAENILNAQENAASLARTELLEMRDRFKGLGQLSSERKSAILEIVNDKQTPLSGLASKFEEMGRKHDYFYSDFFRIVANLDLPESEARTLWKEIYSHAEDISLKLGRSMNFIVALLDYIYLKNRLIENPKIVDMYSFEEIILNAVIDEGTGIYNRRYFNLVLNKEITRSKRYKRSFCLFLFDLDDFKKINDSKGHAFGDDILKLVAGTLMYSFRTEDISCRVGGEEFAVILPETTRENSSVAIERFRTYLRNSSKNDFGIEVTVSGGLSEYPADTEESSRLYSIADSRLYEAKAAGKDRITY; from the coding sequence ATGCGAAATCCAGAAGATGAAATGAACTCGAAAGACCAAGAGATCGAAAGACTCAAAAAGCTTGTAGAATTGTACGAACGAATCTCCAAGCTCGGAGAGCAAGAGCTCAAGGAAGCCGAGAATATTCTAAACGCTCAGGAAAACGCGGCTAGTCTGGCAAGGACCGAACTTTTAGAAATGCGGGATCGATTTAAAGGTCTCGGCCAGTTGTCTTCGGAACGCAAATCGGCTATTCTAGAAATCGTAAACGATAAACAGACGCCATTATCCGGATTGGCGAGTAAATTCGAGGAAATGGGAAGGAAGCACGATTACTTCTATTCGGATTTTTTCCGAATCGTCGCGAACCTAGATCTACCCGAATCGGAAGCCCGCACGTTATGGAAGGAAATTTATTCCCATGCGGAAGATATCAGCCTCAAATTAGGGCGAAGTATGAATTTCATTGTGGCGTTGCTCGATTACATTTATCTCAAGAATCGTCTCATTGAGAACCCCAAAATCGTGGACATGTATTCGTTCGAGGAGATTATCCTAAACGCGGTCATCGACGAAGGCACAGGCATCTATAATAGACGTTATTTTAATCTTGTCCTAAATAAAGAGATAACTCGAAGCAAGCGATACAAACGTAGCTTTTGTCTTTTTCTCTTCGATCTTGATGATTTTAAAAAAATCAACGACTCGAAGGGCCATGCATTCGGCGACGATATCTTAAAGCTTGTGGCCGGAACCCTTATGTATTCTTTTCGAACGGAGGATATCAGCTGTAGGGTTGGAGGAGAGGAGTTTGCCGTTATCCTTCCGGAAACGACTCGAGAAAACTCCAGCGTTGCGATCGAGAGATTCAGAACCTATCTTCGAAATTCTTCCAAAAACGACTTCGGAATAGAAGTCACCGTTTCCGGGGGCCTGTCGGAATACCCTGCAGATACGGAAGAAAGCAGTCGGCTTTATTCAATTGCCGATTCTCGGTTGTACGAAGCAAAGGCTGCCGGAAAAGACCGGATCACCTATTAG
- a CDS encoding LIC20036 family protein, whose protein sequence is MNETKPKFEISGPKAIALGFLFAAPIFFLLGYWSKGCGSIGRQAKVTYSGSFTEGTLISLDDKKLVLKDPDFALPLETIEKIEFLEDAQSLQVGQVPLTDAEKSFIGTYKLQVGMHKGVLVLFPRKTGGIGGTMRFSNWGKGVNESLGQIKVTGKSIRYVRSCSGARCSEIGSNVPFNQTYTGEFEGKKIQGAYQGTNSSGRWTAER, encoded by the coding sequence ATGAACGAAACAAAACCTAAGTTTGAAATTTCGGGTCCCAAGGCAATTGCCTTGGGATTTCTCTTTGCCGCGCCGATTTTCTTTTTGCTCGGCTACTGGAGTAAAGGGTGCGGTTCCATCGGCCGTCAGGCGAAAGTTACTTACAGCGGGTCTTTTACGGAGGGGACGCTAATTTCTTTGGATGATAAGAAACTTGTTTTGAAAGACCCGGACTTTGCGCTCCCTTTGGAAACGATCGAAAAGATCGAATTTTTGGAAGACGCGCAATCCTTACAAGTTGGCCAAGTTCCGTTAACCGACGCGGAAAAAAGCTTTATCGGTACCTATAAGCTCCAAGTGGGAATGCACAAAGGCGTGCTGGTTTTATTTCCGAGAAAGACGGGAGGAATCGGAGGTACTATGCGTTTTTCCAATTGGGGGAAGGGAGTAAACGAGTCCTTGGGTCAAATCAAGGTGACCGGCAAATCCATTCGGTATGTGAGGTCCTGCTCGGGCGCGCGTTGTTCTGAAATAGGTAGTAACGTTCCGTTTAACCAAACGTATACGGGCGAGTTCGAAGGCAAAAAAATCCAGGGAGCGTACCAAGGTACCAATAGTTCTGGCCGCTGGACCGCGGAACGTTAA
- a CDS encoding SDR family NAD(P)-dependent oxidoreductase, translating to MQMDAWKGKTIVITGGSSGIGASLLELLSKIPCKIINLSRTEPELIKKVAKGHEHRIAELFHISTDLSSEKEINKAASKLAKITDGIDVLFNNAGITAHSRFDQTQMEAFRKAFEVNFFGPVLLTLRLLPYIKKKKGTVLATSTVSGLYGIPGRSAYSSSKAALHAVMESARIELEEEGLRFIIFCPPYTKTNLRANGLDGDGNRLGESHYQGKSKSPAEVARKMISAVENPKSKLVIMDRSGFFLKWMRNISPAFLEKVLFKKLYKDFH from the coding sequence ATGCAGATGGATGCCTGGAAAGGCAAAACAATCGTAATTACGGGAGGATCTTCGGGGATCGGAGCTTCTCTCCTGGAATTGCTATCGAAGATTCCATGCAAAATCATTAATCTTTCGCGCACCGAGCCTGAATTGATCAAAAAGGTCGCAAAAGGTCACGAACATCGTATAGCGGAACTCTTTCACATTTCTACGGATCTTAGTTCCGAAAAAGAAATCAATAAAGCGGCGAGTAAGCTTGCAAAGATAACCGACGGAATCGACGTCCTATTTAATAATGCGGGCATAACCGCTCATTCGCGGTTTGATCAAACTCAAATGGAAGCGTTTCGTAAAGCTTTCGAAGTGAATTTTTTCGGACCCGTCCTCTTGACTCTTCGACTGTTGCCTTATATTAAAAAGAAGAAAGGAACGGTACTTGCCACATCTACGGTTAGCGGCCTATACGGTATTCCGGGAAGGAGCGCATATTCCTCTTCCAAAGCGGCGTTGCACGCAGTGATGGAATCGGCTCGGATCGAATTAGAGGAGGAAGGATTACGGTTTATCATTTTCTGTCCTCCTTATACTAAAACGAATTTAAGAGCGAACGGTTTGGACGGAGACGGAAATCGTTTGGGCGAATCCCATTACCAAGGAAAAAGCAAATCTCCGGCCGAAGTCGCACGTAAGATGATCTCTGCGGTGGAAAATCCGAAATCGAAGTTGGTGATTATGGATAGAAGCGGATTTTTTTTAAAGTGGATGAGAAATATCTCGCCCGCTTTCTTGGAGAAAGTGTTGTTTAAGAAGTTATATAAAGATTTCCATTGA
- a CDS encoding PLU-1-like domain protein, protein MEYQDLDSYFQSLTDITDTIAILNSPYDSDFDADINRMEDFFKDIQSKDWLSQEREHFNLFASHFSFHIKIVEEIIREAREILDPERRVYVKRLVSYQKNAQDWLADIQKRRKSSETLATA, encoded by the coding sequence GTGGAATATCAAGATTTAGACTCTTATTTTCAAAGTCTGACTGACATAACGGACACGATCGCTATCCTGAACTCCCCCTACGACTCCGACTTCGATGCCGACATCAATCGCATGGAAGATTTTTTCAAAGATATCCAATCCAAGGATTGGTTGTCCCAGGAGAGGGAACACTTTAATCTATTTGCGAGTCATTTCTCTTTTCACATTAAGATCGTGGAAGAGATCATTCGCGAAGCCAGAGAAATTCTGGATCCGGAGAGAAGAGTGTACGTTAAGCGTTTGGTTTCCTACCAAAAGAACGCTCAGGATTGGCTGGCCGATATTCAAAAACGTAGAAAGTCGTCCGAGACTCTTGCTACGGCTTAA
- a CDS encoding SDR family NAD(P)-dependent oxidoreductase → MSESRVHKKVIITGASSGIGRELALLYGKSGCDLAVTSRRKKALDDLAKEIKAFGSGGKVIVKALDVSDSEQNFKVLPTLVKELGGVDLFIANAGISTTSSFGEKSFQADKKVIETNLIGMMAGVSALMGFFKKQKSGRIVGISSVASFRGLPGSSSYCASKAAVSTYLEALRGEVRNYGIKVTVIHPGFIDTPINQQMESRPFVIPVSVGAQKIYNRIESGARSATVPWFPWVFVGALMRIVPEFLWEKIGSK, encoded by the coding sequence ATGTCAGAAAGCCGTGTTCATAAAAAAGTTATTATTACCGGGGCCAGTTCCGGTATCGGGAGGGAATTAGCCCTCCTCTACGGAAAGTCAGGTTGTGATTTAGCCGTAACTTCCCGCAGAAAAAAAGCCTTAGACGATCTCGCCAAGGAAATCAAGGCATTCGGGTCCGGCGGCAAAGTCATAGTGAAGGCGCTTGACGTGTCGGACTCGGAGCAAAATTTCAAGGTCTTGCCGACTTTAGTCAAAGAGTTGGGCGGCGTAGATCTTTTTATCGCTAATGCAGGCATTTCCACTACATCTTCCTTCGGCGAGAAAAGCTTCCAAGCGGACAAGAAAGTCATCGAAACGAATCTAATCGGCATGATGGCCGGTGTTTCCGCGTTGATGGGTTTTTTCAAAAAACAAAAGAGCGGTCGGATCGTAGGGATTTCGTCGGTTGCGTCCTTCCGGGGATTGCCCGGGTCGTCCAGCTATTGCGCATCCAAGGCGGCAGTGTCCACTTATTTGGAAGCGTTGCGCGGTGAAGTGAGAAATTACGGAATCAAAGTGACAGTGATTCATCCGGGCTTTATCGATACGCCCATCAATCAACAAATGGAATCTAGACCTTTCGTAATTCCCGTTTCGGTCGGTGCGCAAAAAATTTATAATAGAATCGAGTCAGGTGCCCGTTCCGCAACGGTGCCTTGGTTCCCGTGGGTGTTCGTGGGTGCGTTGATGAGGATTGTGCCCGAATTTCTCTGGGAGAAAATCGGATCTAAATAG
- a CDS encoding low molecular weight protein-tyrosine-phosphatase encodes MPFSEEQGFENKIRVLFVCLGNICRSPAAEGAFQDLVQRRGIERLFEIDSCGTSQYHIGELPDLRTRQTARKRGIELTHRARQFKKSDFEDFDFVLAMDRSNLRDLLSLTSGEEERKKVHLFRKFQKGEVKDHEVPDPYYGTLKDFEEVLNIVSEASEGFLEFILNKNGARNAQ; translated from the coding sequence ATGCCGTTTTCGGAAGAACAGGGCTTTGAAAATAAGATTCGGGTTTTATTCGTATGTCTCGGGAATATTTGTCGTTCTCCAGCTGCCGAAGGGGCGTTTCAGGATTTGGTCCAAAGAAGGGGAATCGAGCGACTCTTTGAAATCGATTCCTGCGGGACCTCGCAATATCATATAGGCGAATTACCGGATTTGAGAACTCGCCAGACCGCAAGGAAACGAGGAATTGAGCTCACACATCGAGCGAGGCAGTTTAAGAAATCCGATTTCGAGGATTTCGATTTTGTCTTAGCGATGGATCGCTCTAATCTGCGCGACTTATTAAGTTTAACCTCCGGAGAAGAAGAAAGGAAGAAAGTTCATCTTTTTCGTAAATTTCAAAAAGGCGAAGTAAAGGACCATGAAGTGCCGGATCCATATTATGGAACTTTAAAAGACTTCGAAGAGGTCTTGAATATCGTTTCGGAAGCCTCCGAAGGGTTTCTGGAATTTATCCTGAATAAAAACGGAGCGAGGAATGCCCAATAA